The genomic DNA TAGTGACGGTGCCTTGTAATTCACCAAGCGGGTTGCCGATAACGATGGTGTCATCACCGACACGCAAAGTGGAAGAATCACCGATTTTAGCGGCGGTAAGGCCGGTAGCATCGATTTTCAGAAGCGCGACATCATCGCTCGAACTTTTTCCGACGAGGTCGGCGGTGAAAGAACGTCCGTCTTTCAAAAAGACCGTGATTTTATTGCCGCCGCTGATAACATGGTTGTTGGTGATGATATAGCCGTCAGATGAGATGATGACGCCCGAACCGCTGCCTTCTGTGGGATAGGAACGGTTGAAGTAGTCATAAGCAACGCCGGTGACATTAATGGCAACGACACTGTCGGCAATGTTGTCGATGATGTCGGCAATTCCCGTACGGCTTGTGGTACCGGTAATCATCGAAGTCGTTGTGGTGGCAGAAGCTTTGACCGGCGAGGAGGACGATTCTTCACTGGAGGTGTTCAGCTCAGAAGATGAATCAACAGAACTCTCTACAGAGGATTGTTGAAGCGAGGAAATCACAGAACTCGACTGTGAAGAAACAGGTTGAAAATTCCCTGAGCATCCGGTTGCGGCAAGGGTTATAACGACAAACACCGCAACTGCTGAAAGAACTTTTTTTAAGGTTTTTGACATGGCAATCTCCTTTTATATCAATGGATAAAAATAAATGATGCAAGCATATTGGATTCAGGCGAATCTCTTGACTCGTCGCTTGTATTTTAAAGAACCA from Oscillospiraceae bacterium includes the following:
- a CDS encoding trypsin-like peptidase domain-containing protein; this translates as MSKTLKKVLSAVAVFVVITLAATGCSGNFQPVSSQSSSVISSLQQSSVESSVDSSSELNTSSEESSSSPVKASATTTTSMITGTTSRTGIADIIDNIADSVVAINVTGVAYDYFNRSYPTEGSGSGVIISSDGYIITNNHVISGGNKITVFLKDGRSFTADLVGKSSSDDVALLKIDATGLTAAKIGDSSTLRVGDDTIVIGNPLGELQGTVTTGIISALEREIELDGTTFTVLQTDAAVNPGNSGGGMFDSNGELIGIVIAKTSETGVEGLGFVLPINSVKPVVEELMENGYVTGRPYIGLYSVDIDSYLLARMNNVEYMGVYVQSVDTDSPAELAGLRAVDLIQKIDGVAITEASQVTEIIQSKSIGDQVVFEIYRQGNYSETGENLTITVTVGENKG